A portion of the Streptomyces sp. NBC_01335 genome contains these proteins:
- a CDS encoding carboxyl transferase domain-containing protein has translation MQPAPAPQAPVLLGAADPASDAWRANEAAHRALAAELRTRLASARLGGGEKARARHVARGKLLPRDRVDTLLDPGSPFLELAPLAAEGLYGGAAPAAGVVAGIGRVSGRECVIVANDATVKGGTYYPMTVKKHLRAQEVALENRLPCLYLVDSGGAFLPMQDEVFPDRDHFGRIFFNQARMSAAGIPQIAAVLGSCTAGGAYVPAMSDEAVIVRGQGTIFLGGPPLVKAATGEVVTAEELGGGEVHARTSGVTDHLAEDDAHALRIVRNIVATLPARGALPWTVRPAEEPKADPAGLYGAVPVDSRTPYDVREVIARVVDGSRFAEFKAEYGQTLVTGFAHVHGHPVGIVANNGILFSESAQKGAHFIELCDQRGIPLVFLQNISGFMVGKAYEAGGIAKHGAKMVTAVATTRVPKLTVVVGGSYGAGNYSMCGRAYSPRFLWMWPNAKISVMGGEQAASVLATVKRDQLGDAWSPEDEEAFKAPVRAQYEEQGNAYYATARLWDDGVIDPADTRQVLGLALTACANAPLPERNPADPGFGLFRM, from the coding sequence ATGCAGCCGGCACCGGCACCACAGGCACCGGTCCTTCTCGGCGCCGCCGATCCCGCCTCCGACGCGTGGCGGGCCAACGAGGCGGCGCACCGCGCGCTCGCCGCCGAGCTGCGCACGCGGCTGGCCTCGGCCCGGCTCGGCGGGGGCGAGAAGGCGCGCGCCCGCCATGTGGCGCGCGGCAAGCTGCTGCCCCGGGACCGGGTGGACACGCTGCTCGACCCCGGTTCGCCCTTCCTGGAGCTGGCGCCGCTGGCCGCCGAGGGGCTGTACGGCGGGGCCGCGCCGGCCGCCGGGGTGGTGGCGGGGATCGGCCGGGTGAGCGGCCGGGAGTGCGTGATCGTCGCCAACGACGCGACGGTCAAGGGCGGCACGTACTACCCGATGACCGTGAAGAAGCATCTGCGGGCGCAGGAGGTGGCGCTGGAGAACCGTCTCCCCTGCCTCTACCTGGTGGACTCCGGCGGCGCCTTCCTGCCGATGCAGGACGAGGTGTTCCCGGACCGCGACCACTTCGGCCGGATCTTCTTCAACCAGGCGCGGATGTCGGCCGCGGGCATCCCGCAGATCGCGGCGGTGCTGGGGTCCTGCACGGCGGGCGGCGCGTACGTCCCCGCGATGAGCGACGAGGCGGTCATCGTGCGCGGCCAGGGCACGATCTTCCTCGGCGGCCCCCCGCTGGTGAAGGCGGCGACCGGCGAGGTCGTCACGGCGGAGGAGCTGGGCGGCGGCGAGGTCCACGCGCGTACGTCCGGGGTCACCGACCACCTCGCCGAGGACGACGCGCACGCGCTGCGGATCGTACGGAACATCGTGGCGACGCTCCCGGCGCGCGGGGCGCTGCCCTGGACCGTGCGGCCCGCCGAGGAGCCGAAGGCGGACCCGGCGGGGCTGTACGGCGCGGTTCCGGTCGACTCGCGCACCCCGTACGACGTGCGCGAGGTGATCGCCCGGGTGGTGGACGGGTCGCGGTTCGCGGAGTTCAAGGCCGAGTACGGCCAGACCCTGGTCACCGGGTTCGCGCACGTCCACGGGCATCCGGTGGGGATCGTCGCCAACAACGGCATCCTGTTCTCCGAATCGGCCCAGAAGGGCGCGCACTTCATCGAACTGTGCGACCAGCGCGGCATCCCGCTGGTCTTCCTCCAGAACATCTCGGGCTTCATGGTCGGCAAGGCGTACGAGGCCGGGGGCATCGCCAAGCACGGCGCGAAGATGGTCACCGCCGTGGCCACCACCCGGGTGCCGAAGCTGACGGTCGTCGTCGGCGGTTCGTACGGCGCGGGCAACTACTCCATGTGCGGCCGGGCCTACTCCCCCCGCTTCCTCTGGATGTGGCCCAACGCCAAGATCTCGGTGATGGGCGGCGAGCAGGCCGCCTCCGTCCTCGCCACGGTCAAGCGGGACCAGCTCGGTGACGCCTGGAGCCCGGAGGACGAGGAGGCGTTCAAGGCGCCGGTCCGCGCCCAGTACGAGGAGCAGGGCAACGCCTACTACGCGACCGCCCGGCTCTGGGACGACGGGGTGATCGACCCGGCGGACACCCGGCAGGTGCTCGGCCTGGCCCTGACCGCGTGCGCCAACGCCCCGCTCCCCGAGCGGAATCCGGCCGACCCGGGCTTCGGCCTCTTCCGCATGTGA